In the Paramisgurnus dabryanus chromosome 18, PD_genome_1.1, whole genome shotgun sequence genome, TATCACGTGACAGCGCTGTCCGTGTGCGCTTCATCTAATGGTCACAGCGGCTAACGTTACAGCAACAACATCGATAAACTTAAATACAaatttaatgaaaaacacagtAAAAACTTGACAACGACATCTATTTTGACTCATCATAGTCAACACAGTAAGCTGTTATGGGAAAAGCAGCGCATGACTCAGTGCGCATGCGCCTTTCATTTTTTTCCGatttcttaatatttaatatcaATGGCTGCCGTTAGATTTCTAAAGCATCTCTTTAATCAAGAAGGAAACTTACAACACATTCGCTGAGCGTCAAGGTGAACACCAGTctgttttaattaaattttgaCGACTTCGCATCGAAGCTTATCAAATCAATTGTATCTCCAAAATGGGCTGTAAATTTCACATTTAACCCTTTGCGCTCAGCTGTCGACATTAAAGCGAGGTACAGTTAACGATTGTATTCTTTGAAATTATGTTTCTGTAGGCTACCATAgacaaacatgtttatttagatctagtttatGTCTTTTTCCTGTGCCACTCGGTTACATGGGAGATATGTAAAGGGAAAGAAAAGAGTCTTTGTTTTATGTGGGTTCATAACAGTTAGGTGTCTTTATAATGCTATGCGTGCCAACGTCACAATGTACATACCACTACTGACAGATGCATGATCTGGTTTTATAGACCACGTATTTATAAAACagaaggtatgcatactgtacacAGTTTACGCATATTTACATCAACCTACTCTAAATAGTTGCAAATCAACCATTAAAAATCATTTCAAACCAAAATTATGGTTTTGTGGGGTTTATGCCATGTCTTTTAGATTATTTGGCACCTTACGAAAATTTagaatggttttactacagttaaaacaacaaaaaacatgatTATATGTATTATATAAATAAGGATGATTTTGCTACAAAACCCATgattaaaccatggttactgtagtaaaatggTATTCACTATGacataaaaacatgtttactacaaaaaattaatttagcatattaaaaatatttttttaattattatattattataatattttaatattataaaagtTCAGACTACCAAGTAGCAAATCATGGTTCACCACTTTAACATCTCTGATAGGTCATTCCATCATTAATAACAAAACATTCATAATGAGTGTGAACTTGCttgtgttttaattttatgaaatCTTTGAAAAACAAGAATAGATATTTCTTAAAATGAATTCACATGATAAAAATTTTCTTCATCATATGCATACAAATGACTTTGTGTCCACAGAAGATGATGCGTCAGGTGTCCGGTGGCAGTGCTGACTACTGCATTAGTGGCAGGCCTTCGTGTTTAGCAGAGGATGGACGACTCTCTGTCGATCACTTTGATCTGGGCTCCACAAAGTTTTATCCGTCTTTAGCTCCCCAGCGCTCGCGACAGATGTGTCTCGCTTACCTTACCCCACCGGCCCAAATCAGCCCTAAACCCACAACGTGCCATGTAGAGTTGCCGCAGTCCCAAGGCCTCACAGGTCTTCAGGGAAATGAGAAAACCGGTGACTCTAAGAAAAAGGGCGTGGCCGGGAGGTCTGGAAGACGTGGGCGACCAACAGGTACTACTAAATCAGCTGGTTATAGAACCAGCACAGGCAGGCCTTTGGGCACCACTAAGGCCGCTGGATTTAAAACCAGCCCGGGGCGGCCGTTGGGCACAACCAAAGCCGCTGGTTATAAGGTGAGCCCTGGTCGCCCACCTGGCAGCATAAAGAGCCAATCACGTCTTGGCAAACTGGGCTACAGTACCTGCAGTGGAGCTGCGTTCCCCTACAACATAATGCACAAACCTGAAGCATGTGAACCTGCGCTGAAAGATAAAGAAACTAAAGAGTAAAGTGACCTCTTGACTTtttcgtgtgtgtgtgcatgcgtgtgtgtgtgagaccctggctgtaaaaacccagctaaacaaatttttttgtgatttattgttttctagtCATAAAAACCTCCTGCAGTAGGCTACATAATGAAAAGAACATAATCtagatatctttaatattgactgagtaagatcatgttaTCAATGAAATCAATAAGTggaatcaaactttaatgctcctgatctcatcattagattatgagactttaacctggatttcacgGACAGGGTTATATATGATTAAAGTCAGtttacataaaatatatcaaactCACAAGAGCAGTGTAAAGCATTCGCCATTGGAGTTGCATGGAAGAAAGTCTGCAATTTACTTAGAgtacatgcatatatatatatatatttttttttcaatttgacaacaacaaaacatttcaaaaatatatttttttaaatgtgctacATTAATTTTGGAAGATTTTTAGTTAATTgatatgttgttttgtttttgtttagaaCACCAAAAATGTCATTACAAGCACCCCGGTTCCTCCTCAGTGGCTTCCCCGTGCGAAACCAAAAAACATCGCCGTCAATCAGCAGTGTGACGACAGAGGCTTTTTCTCGAGCAGCCCCGTGTCCGCCTGACAGTCAGTCCAGAATCTCACTGACATTACCACTCCACAGTGTTCTACCATCATATTCATGAAGAGAAAGAACAATACTTGACTATGATTATAAATTGAATTTCTTTCAAACAGGTTATTACTTTCATATCAGttcatttaaaggattagttcaccACAAAATGACAATGTGTCGGTCTAAACCACCAACCAACCTTTGATTGTCTTCAAAACACatagatatttttgatgaaaaccggGAGGCTTGTGACGGTCCCATGGACTGCTGTTTGATTTTCACAATCAAGACCACTTTTGtgcgcaaagaaaacaaaacaaacaattttATACAACAATTTGTTTTCCTTTGTAGTTCAGTGCGCGTTCACGAGCAGACTATGGTGCATGCTGACATAGTTTCCAGTGTTCAGGCAAAGAATACACAGGCAAGTAATTTGTGCATTCTGTGTAAGTATTGTTTATGTTTGCATGATAGCTTAAATAAAAAGGGCCGGAAAACGTTGGCAACTACGTCAGCAGGTCACATCACCACATCACAATGCATGACCCAGTCTGCTCGTAAACGCACACTGAACTACCAAGGAgaacaaattgttgaataaaatcatttgttttgttttctttgctcACAAAAGTGTTGTCGTcgcttcataatattattattgaactaCTGGTGGCACATGGACCTTTTTTGGTGATGTCTTACATTCTTTTCTTTTCATCaagaatatctaaaaatgtgttttgaagaCAGTCAGAGAACTTGGTGGTTT is a window encoding:
- the c18h5orf24 gene encoding UPF0461 protein C5orf24 homolog; the protein is MMRQVSGGSADYCISGRPSCLAEDGRLSVDHFDLGSTKFYPSLAPQRSRQMCLAYLTPPAQISPKPTTCHVELPQSQGLTGLQGNEKTGDSKKKGVAGRSGRRGRPTGTTKSAGYRTSTGRPLGTTKAAGFKTSPGRPLGTTKAAGYKVSPGRPPGSIKSQSRLGKLGYSTCSGAAFPYNIMHKPEACEPALKDKETKETPKMSLQAPRFLLSGFPVRNQKTSPSISSVTTEAFSRAAPCPPDSQSRISLTLPLHSVLPSYS